Proteins encoded together in one Terriglobus saanensis SP1PR4 window:
- a CDS encoding ArsR/SmtB family transcription factor, producing MQDHLSTTFAALADPTRRAILARLSLGETFVTDLAEPFDMSMPAITKHLKVLEKAGLISRSRDAQWRPCKLEGAPLKEVAQWVEEYRRFWAESFDRLDAYLAKVQAEEKKSKKRNPRKH from the coding sequence ATGCAGGATCATCTCAGCACGACCTTCGCAGCGCTGGCCGATCCAACGCGAAGGGCCATCTTGGCCAGGCTCTCACTTGGTGAGACTTTTGTGACAGATCTTGCCGAACCGTTCGACATGAGCATGCCCGCGATCACCAAGCACCTGAAGGTGCTCGAAAAGGCCGGGCTGATTAGCAGGAGCCGCGATGCCCAGTGGCGCCCATGCAAACTTGAGGGCGCTCCCCTGAAAGAGGTGGCCCAATGGGTCGAAGAGTATCGACGCTTCTGGGCTGAAAGCTTCGATCGACTGGATGCATACCTTGCGAAGGTGCAGGCAGAAGAGAAAAAAAGCAAAAAGAGAAACCCACGGAAACATTAA
- a CDS encoding response regulator: MEIAILLVEDSPGDVRLTQEAFREANMDVRLHVAVDGVAAMAFLRREGDYHHAPRPDMILLDLNLPKMDGREVLAAIKADASLKMIPTVILTTSDAEADIFRSYELQANCYLSKPVELEAFESLVSRINEFWLTTVKLPQRQKAVGSDLPAIAG; this comes from the coding sequence TTGGAAATCGCAATTCTGTTGGTAGAAGACAGTCCCGGAGACGTCCGTTTGACGCAAGAGGCGTTCCGCGAGGCAAATATGGACGTCCGCCTCCATGTCGCCGTGGACGGTGTTGCGGCCATGGCCTTCTTGAGACGCGAAGGCGACTATCACCATGCTCCCCGCCCGGACATGATCCTCCTTGATCTCAATCTTCCCAAAATGGATGGGCGAGAGGTTCTTGCTGCGATCAAGGCGGATGCCAGTCTGAAGATGATTCCCACAGTCATCCTCACGACCTCGGACGCGGAAGCGGATATCTTCCGGAGCTATGAGCTCCAGGCAAACTGCTACCTGAGCAAGCCTGTGGAGTTGGAAGCGTTCGAGAGCCTGGTAAGTCGTATCAACGAATTCTGGTTGACGACGGTCAAGCTTCCTCAACGCCAGAAGGCTGTCGGGTCGGATCTTCCCGCAATCGCTGGATAG
- a CDS encoding alginate lyase family protein, with product MEKINRRTFLAGSAATCASLAYAQKSPPETSGYALVARQDRKRILQRAFEALKLQPATITAFPSSRSPGGPHDFFSESDYFWPDPKNPAGPYKERDGQSNPDNFTGHRKAMLALSMAVPQLTAAWLLTGKKIYADHALAHLRAWFVTPETRMTPNLEFGQGVRQGVTGRSYGIIDTLHLVEVARAATLLQNRALTATDSAAIKTWFTTYLDWMKTSEKGMRERDAANNHSVAWALQASEFARLIGDENTRDELRVRYRTLLLQQMAGNGSYPRELARTKPYGYSIFNFDVMAGLCWSLGREAEERWQTPDGRGMCRAAEFLYPFLKDKSTWTYAKDVQHFDFWPVRSPGLLFCGLACAKPEYLDLWKSLDPDPKNPEIIRNFPIRQPLLWMQNVN from the coding sequence ATGGAGAAGATCAATCGGCGCACCTTTCTCGCCGGCAGCGCCGCGACCTGCGCCAGTCTTGCGTACGCCCAGAAGAGCCCGCCTGAAACCAGTGGCTATGCCCTCGTCGCCCGCCAGGACCGGAAGCGCATCCTGCAACGCGCCTTCGAGGCGCTCAAGCTCCAACCTGCGACCATCACCGCCTTCCCTTCCAGCCGCTCCCCCGGTGGACCGCATGACTTCTTCTCCGAATCCGACTACTTCTGGCCCGATCCGAAGAACCCGGCGGGCCCATACAAAGAACGCGATGGCCAATCCAACCCCGACAACTTCACCGGCCACCGCAAAGCCATGCTCGCGCTCTCCATGGCCGTACCGCAACTGACTGCGGCGTGGCTGCTTACGGGAAAGAAGATCTACGCCGACCACGCCCTCGCTCACCTTCGCGCCTGGTTCGTTACGCCCGAAACCCGCATGACTCCGAACCTGGAGTTCGGGCAGGGGGTCCGCCAGGGCGTTACGGGCCGCTCTTACGGCATCATCGACACGCTGCATCTCGTCGAAGTCGCCCGTGCCGCAACGCTCCTGCAGAATCGCGCCCTCACAGCCACGGACTCCGCCGCGATCAAAACATGGTTCACCACCTACCTCGATTGGATGAAGACCAGCGAAAAGGGCATGCGCGAGCGCGACGCAGCCAATAACCACTCCGTAGCGTGGGCGCTTCAGGCCTCCGAGTTCGCTCGCCTGATCGGAGACGAGAACACGCGCGACGAACTCCGCGTCCGCTACCGCACTCTCCTGCTGCAACAGATGGCGGGCAACGGCAGCTATCCCCGCGAACTCGCCCGCACTAAGCCGTATGGCTACTCCATCTTCAACTTCGACGTGATGGCTGGCCTCTGCTGGTCGCTGGGCCGCGAAGCCGAAGAACGCTGGCAGACGCCCGACGGCCGGGGCATGTGCCGCGCCGCCGAGTTTCTGTATCCGTTCCTCAAAGACAAATCCACCTGGACTTATGCGAAGGACGTCCAGCACTTCGACTTCTGGCCCGTCCGCTCGCCCGGCCTGCTCTTCTGCGGCCTTGCCTGCGCCAAACCGGAGTATCTGGATCTCTGGAAGTCCCTCGATCCCGACCCCAAAAACCCGGAGATCATTCGCAATTTTCCCATCCGGCAGCCGCTTCTCTGGATGCAAAACGTAAACTAA
- a CDS encoding DUF2235 domain-containing protein yields MAKNIILCADGTWNTPHGPTATLADTNVRKLYMALVNSASQLKYYDSGVGTDGTPLDHLTALTMGEGLFQKVQDCYSFLSDVYDPGDKIFLFGFSRGAFTARSVAGMIAGFGVPSVNLDNETVKKIFAAYREPDADRKKTLKDGLISTYGLKDVSIEMVGVWDTVGSLGIPGIFFNMLNQKKYGFLDTSLHPSVEHGYHAVCIDERRAQFKPTLWTKPDGSALANNAQVEQVWFPGVHCDVGGSYPESQLSDITLSWMLQKAKKHGLILSREAEAQDLHPPATDVTGMAHEEWKLVPWGLPEHRDVPAVAAMSNTVQERLHQDSDYKPSNIALDGRNLRGYAIAQILPYVP; encoded by the coding sequence ATGGCGAAAAACATCATCCTGTGCGCGGACGGTACGTGGAACACTCCGCACGGTCCAACTGCAACCCTTGCCGACACGAATGTCCGCAAGCTCTATATGGCGCTGGTCAACAGCGCGTCGCAGTTGAAGTATTACGACAGTGGAGTCGGCACGGATGGCACCCCACTGGACCATTTGACCGCACTTACCATGGGCGAGGGCCTTTTTCAGAAGGTGCAGGATTGCTATTCCTTTCTCTCCGACGTCTACGACCCAGGGGATAAAATCTTCCTCTTCGGTTTCAGCAGAGGAGCGTTCACGGCGCGCAGCGTAGCGGGCATGATCGCCGGATTTGGAGTGCCTTCCGTCAATCTGGATAACGAAACCGTCAAGAAGATTTTTGCAGCCTATCGAGAGCCCGATGCCGATCGCAAGAAGACGCTGAAGGATGGATTGATCTCAACTTATGGCCTGAAGGACGTCTCCATTGAAATGGTAGGAGTCTGGGATACCGTCGGCTCCCTTGGGATTCCGGGGATCTTCTTCAACATGTTGAATCAGAAGAAATACGGTTTTCTCGATACGAGTCTTCATCCCAGCGTGGAGCATGGATACCACGCCGTTTGCATCGACGAACGGCGTGCCCAGTTCAAACCGACTCTTTGGACCAAACCAGATGGCTCAGCGCTCGCCAATAACGCTCAGGTCGAGCAGGTATGGTTTCCAGGCGTGCACTGCGATGTCGGGGGAAGCTATCCGGAGTCACAGCTCTCTGACATCACCTTGAGCTGGATGCTGCAAAAGGCGAAGAAGCACGGTTTGATCCTCTCTCGAGAAGCGGAAGCGCAGGACCTGCATCCCCCGGCGACGGACGTGACTGGGATGGCACATGAAGAATGGAAGCTTGTGCCATGGGGTCTACCCGAGCATAGGGACGTTCCCGCAGTCGCAGCCATGTCGAACACCGTCCAGGAGCGCTTGCACCAGGATAGTGACTATAAGCCGAGCAATATCGCACTGGATGGCCGCAATCTACGCGGGTACGCCATTGCGCAGATTTTGCCCTACGTCCCCTAG
- a CDS encoding DUF2059 domain-containing protein: MRRFLPLALVLTAACATVEAQTAPSAAKPVVAAPAPAAAPITPAKRAKAEQLLVLLKLDSGLQTMLTNTGRRIHSLAQEQAAQAGKTPEQQKLATDYTAKIDAMTTSALDYAKLRQPLADVYASNFTDSELDSIIAFYGSPAGKVFVDKTQAVGEQTNALFQGVLKDLQPKLGETTKEFQTSLKAATPPTISTPENMKDTPAPPAAPKK, encoded by the coding sequence ATGCGTCGTTTTCTTCCTCTGGCACTTGTTCTCACAGCCGCCTGCGCGACTGTTGAGGCTCAGACCGCTCCCTCCGCAGCCAAGCCAGTCGTTGCCGCTCCTGCTCCTGCGGCCGCACCCATCACACCTGCGAAGCGCGCGAAGGCGGAACAGCTCCTCGTCCTGCTGAAACTCGACAGCGGCCTCCAGACCATGCTCACCAATACGGGCCGCCGCATTCATTCCCTCGCCCAGGAGCAGGCAGCCCAGGCTGGCAAGACGCCGGAACAGCAGAAGCTCGCGACCGACTACACCGCCAAGATCGACGCCATGACGACCTCCGCTCTGGATTACGCGAAGCTCCGCCAGCCCTTGGCCGACGTCTATGCCTCGAACTTCACGGACTCTGAGCTCGACAGCATCATAGCCTTCTACGGCTCGCCCGCAGGCAAGGTCTTCGTAGACAAAACCCAGGCCGTCGGCGAACAGACCAACGCGCTCTTCCAGGGCGTCCTCAAAGACCTTCAGCCGAAGCTCGGCGAGACCACGAAGGAGTTCCAGACGAGCCTCAAAGCTGCAACACCTCCCACCATCAGCACCCCGGAGAACATGAAGGACACCCCTGCTCCTCCTGCTGCTCCTAAGAAGTAA
- a CDS encoding metallopeptidase TldD-related protein encodes MQILSRSLMVAALGVGLVAGAQETAHDTVQNDKILAAMKAELDRSVQKLVLPGMEKPYFIEYRLEDIAQFEASANFGALVRRDKSHQKVLRVSLRIGNYKQDSNSARGDGVVQVAPEDGEPTALRQSLWFATDEAYKNALRNYAAKQAALKRFQTPPTADDFSAVKPVQYVEPLVHLSLNEDEWTKRITVASGLYATDPKVKTFSSEVQFSSASVRGMAVNRYTVNSEGTQMRKGYTVYAASVSIAGQAPDGMRLSRDNGTTAAVPSELESDAAFHARVITDIESLHALRNAPVVGEDYHGPVLFSGDAVADIMNRLFVPNVEADKPDPGTTARTQGAYTSSYHARVLPEFLSATDDPLMKTFAGKHLLGTYAVDDEGVPAEKVDVAVDGILQHYLISRAPVKDIASSDGHGRSALVQPAQSRSGVMLIQSTKPVNSAELERRLVAMAKDQARDFVYATETLGGELVPRMLYRVYPDGHRELVRGAVFDELDLRSLRSDVIAAGDDPYVSMTITPIPQTTIAPSLLFGDIGVKRATQEQEKVPYYPPPAE; translated from the coding sequence ATGCAGATTCTTTCTCGTAGTTTGATGGTGGCGGCGTTGGGCGTGGGATTGGTTGCGGGTGCGCAGGAGACTGCGCACGATACCGTGCAGAACGACAAGATTCTTGCGGCCATGAAGGCGGAGCTGGACCGCTCTGTGCAGAAGCTTGTACTGCCGGGGATGGAGAAGCCTTACTTCATCGAGTATCGTCTCGAGGACATCGCGCAGTTTGAAGCGTCCGCGAACTTCGGCGCGCTCGTCCGCAGGGACAAGTCGCATCAGAAGGTCCTCCGTGTAAGTCTGCGCATTGGCAACTACAAGCAGGACAGCAACAGCGCACGCGGGGACGGTGTGGTGCAGGTGGCTCCGGAGGACGGCGAACCCACTGCGCTTCGCCAGAGCCTGTGGTTTGCCACCGACGAGGCCTACAAGAACGCCCTGCGAAACTATGCGGCCAAGCAGGCTGCGCTGAAGCGTTTCCAGACACCACCGACGGCGGACGATTTTTCCGCGGTCAAACCCGTGCAGTACGTCGAACCGCTCGTGCACCTGTCTCTCAATGAGGACGAGTGGACGAAGCGGATCACCGTTGCCAGTGGTCTCTATGCCACCGACCCGAAGGTTAAGACGTTTTCTTCGGAGGTCCAGTTCTCTTCCGCAAGCGTGCGCGGCATGGCGGTGAATCGCTACACCGTGAACTCCGAAGGAACGCAGATGCGGAAGGGCTATACGGTCTATGCCGCAAGCGTTTCTATCGCCGGGCAGGCACCGGACGGCATGCGCCTCTCGCGCGACAACGGAACGACGGCGGCGGTGCCTTCTGAACTGGAATCGGATGCAGCGTTTCACGCGCGTGTGATTACGGACATCGAAAGCCTGCACGCCCTGCGCAACGCCCCTGTGGTGGGCGAGGATTATCACGGGCCGGTGTTGTTCTCCGGCGATGCCGTTGCCGACATCATGAACCGTCTCTTCGTGCCAAACGTGGAAGCCGACAAACCTGATCCGGGAACGACGGCGCGCACGCAGGGAGCGTATACGTCGAGCTATCACGCGCGCGTGCTGCCGGAGTTTCTTTCGGCGACGGATGATCCCCTCATGAAGACCTTCGCAGGAAAGCACCTTCTGGGCACGTATGCGGTGGATGACGAGGGCGTGCCAGCGGAGAAGGTGGACGTTGCGGTGGACGGTATCCTGCAGCATTACCTGATCAGCCGTGCTCCGGTGAAGGACATTGCATCGTCGGATGGTCATGGCCGGTCGGCCCTTGTGCAGCCCGCGCAGTCACGGTCGGGCGTCATGCTGATCCAGAGCACGAAGCCTGTGAACTCTGCAGAGCTCGAGCGCCGTTTGGTCGCCATGGCGAAGGACCAGGCGCGGGACTTTGTGTATGCCACGGAGACGCTCGGAGGCGAGCTGGTTCCGAGGATGCTCTACCGTGTGTACCCGGATGGACATCGAGAACTGGTGCGAGGCGCGGTCTTCGATGAACTCGATCTCCGCAGCCTGCGGTCCGATGTGATTGCTGCAGGAGACGATCCGTACGTGTCGATGACGATCACGCCGATTCCACAGACGACGATTGCGCCTTCGCTTTTGTTTGGAGACATTGGCGTGAAGCGGGCAACGCAGGAGCAGGAGAAGGTGCCTTACTACCCGCCTCCGGCAGAGTAA
- the efp gene encoding elongation factor P: MAALIDAIDVKRKMFVELENIPYSCLDVEISTPTARGGQTLVRLKMRNLLNNSVFDKTFKASDKFKEPDMETVDASYLYSDSDGSYFLDQENFETLVLGEDKVGDALEMMVEGIILQINKFNGNPISLQLPMQVELAVTYTEPGVRGDTASGGVTKAATLETGAVVRVPIFIKEGEKIKITTETREFAGRA, encoded by the coding sequence ATGGCCGCACTGATCGACGCCATCGACGTAAAACGCAAAATGTTCGTCGAACTGGAAAACATACCGTACTCCTGCCTGGATGTAGAGATCTCCACGCCCACTGCGCGTGGCGGACAGACGCTGGTGCGTCTCAAGATGCGCAACCTGCTGAACAACTCGGTCTTCGACAAGACCTTCAAAGCCAGCGACAAGTTCAAAGAGCCGGATATGGAAACAGTGGATGCCTCCTATCTCTACAGCGATAGCGACGGTTCCTACTTCCTGGACCAGGAAAACTTCGAGACCCTCGTGCTCGGCGAAGACAAGGTTGGCGACGCACTGGAGATGATGGTGGAAGGAATCATCCTTCAGATCAATAAATTCAACGGCAACCCCATCAGCCTTCAGTTGCCGATGCAAGTCGAACTGGCCGTGACCTACACAGAACCCGGCGTCCGTGGAGACACCGCCAGCGGCGGCGTCACCAAAGCCGCCACGCTCGAAACCGGCGCAGTCGTACGCGTCCCGATCTTTATCAAAGAAGGCGAAAAGATCAAGATCACCACGGAGACACGCGAGTTCGCCGGGCGAGCCTAG
- a CDS encoding FUSC family protein has translation MADSIRQKVFRFDWTQCEPLHALLCMPAIGIPLFVAIRLGYPGTGVLLSSGAMCVGFGSFQQPLFRRWGPMLAAAVGITISAMVGAAARDHTLLLAAIAILWAFLYGMANSLGPAAAWVGMECCVFLIISSAAPASAGSPTDTLHQALLRGAGVFCGGVLEMLAILIFWRFVPRATSTLTDPNFDPATLRWEYFLSHFAPKSIHFQFALRMAVTMAIAVAVYRTRNFGNAYWVAMTAILLPKPEFALTTLRTVHRFVGTLLGAGLCTVLIVFVRPTGETLALLVLLFLFAGYCLLRVNYGAFVVCITGYVCFILAIVRLPEKVVLAHRIEATILGGAIGLIVHLIFRATRRKLHILPEID, from the coding sequence GTGGCAGATTCCATAAGACAGAAGGTCTTCCGTTTCGACTGGACGCAGTGCGAGCCCTTGCACGCGCTTCTCTGTATGCCTGCCATCGGCATTCCGCTCTTCGTTGCAATCCGTCTCGGCTATCCCGGCACTGGCGTTCTGCTCTCCAGCGGAGCCATGTGTGTCGGCTTCGGCTCGTTCCAGCAGCCACTCTTCCGTCGCTGGGGTCCGATGCTCGCAGCAGCCGTCGGCATCACGATTTCGGCCATGGTGGGCGCAGCCGCGCGCGACCACACGCTGCTCCTCGCCGCCATCGCCATCCTCTGGGCTTTCTTGTACGGCATGGCGAACTCACTTGGCCCGGCGGCTGCCTGGGTCGGCATGGAGTGCTGCGTCTTTCTTATCATCTCGTCCGCCGCTCCAGCGTCTGCCGGAAGTCCTACGGATACGCTTCACCAGGCACTCCTGCGCGGTGCGGGCGTGTTCTGCGGTGGCGTTCTGGAGATGCTTGCCATCCTCATCTTCTGGAGGTTCGTGCCCCGTGCAACCTCCACTCTCACCGATCCGAACTTCGACCCCGCCACGCTGCGCTGGGAGTATTTCCTCTCCCATTTCGCGCCGAAGTCGATTCACTTTCAGTTCGCCCTGCGGATGGCCGTTACCATGGCGATTGCGGTCGCTGTCTACCGCACGCGTAACTTCGGCAACGCCTACTGGGTGGCGATGACGGCGATTCTTCTGCCTAAACCGGAGTTCGCCCTCACCACCCTCCGAACGGTCCACCGCTTCGTGGGAACGCTGCTGGGAGCGGGTCTCTGCACCGTCCTGATTGTCTTCGTTCGGCCCACAGGAGAGACGCTGGCGCTCCTCGTCCTGCTCTTCCTCTTTGCCGGGTACTGTCTCCTCCGGGTCAACTATGGAGCGTTTGTCGTCTGCATCACCGGTTATGTCTGCTTTATCCTGGCGATTGTCCGCCTGCCGGAGAAAGTCGTCCTCGCTCATCGGATTGAAGCCACGATCCTCGGCGGAGCCATCGGTCTGATCGTCCACCTCATCTTCCGCGCCACTCGCCGTAAGCTGCACATTCTGCCGGAGATCGACTGA
- a CDS encoding glycoside hydrolase family 15 protein, with amino-acid sequence MPEQTKTQGPLHAGRIEDYALIGDCETAALVSRSGSIDWLCWPTFSSGACFAALLGTADHGFWKIAPASAGCKITRQYAPRTMVVETTFETSEGKVCVTDFMPPRGKNSDVVRIVRGLSGRVAMHMDLAIRFDYGRTIPWVTRIEGGLRAIAGPDMVVLRTTAPLEGEGMSTVSDFTIGEGESLSFALTYGSSMGREKDENGEARVALPAAIDPEAALQETRDFWTQWTQQNTYVGPYEEAVYRSVLTLKAMTYRPSGGIVAAVTTSLPEQIGGVRNWDYRYCWLRDTSFTLLVLLQAGYSEEAAAWRRWLLRAIAGAPEQIQSIYGISGERQLVEWDADWLPGYENSRPVNMGNGAANQFQLDVYGEVAAALSKIPEAEPDIKVSASALQANLIDHLCHIWTEPDEGIWETRDGKQHFTHSKVMAWVALDRAIKHYEQYDGGGDVERWRINRDLIHAEVCEKGFDKELNSFVQAYGSKELDASCLRILLVGFLPPDDPRILGTIDAIQKYLVNDGFVLRYNTATSPDGLPPGEGVFLACSFWLVTNLWLIGRRDEASALFERLLKLRNDVGLMSEEYDPIACRMLGNFPQALTHIALVHAAFTMSGAWRPEGWQGD; translated from the coding sequence GTGCCAGAGCAGACGAAGACCCAGGGGCCGCTTCACGCGGGTCGGATTGAAGACTATGCCCTGATCGGCGATTGCGAGACCGCCGCACTCGTCTCTCGCAGTGGCTCCATCGATTGGCTCTGCTGGCCCACGTTCTCCTCCGGCGCCTGTTTCGCCGCGCTTCTCGGCACCGCCGATCACGGCTTTTGGAAGATCGCTCCGGCTAGCGCAGGCTGCAAGATCACGCGCCAGTACGCGCCGCGCACCATGGTCGTCGAGACCACCTTTGAAACTTCGGAAGGCAAAGTCTGCGTGACGGATTTTATGCCTCCGCGCGGGAAGAACTCCGACGTCGTTCGCATCGTGCGCGGCCTGAGCGGCCGCGTCGCGATGCATATGGACCTCGCCATCCGTTTCGACTATGGCCGGACCATTCCGTGGGTCACCCGTATCGAGGGCGGACTTCGCGCCATTGCCGGTCCCGATATGGTAGTTCTACGCACAACCGCACCGCTCGAAGGCGAGGGAATGTCTACCGTGAGCGACTTCACGATAGGCGAGGGAGAATCCCTAAGCTTTGCGCTCACGTATGGCTCGTCCATGGGGCGCGAGAAGGACGAAAACGGGGAAGCTCGCGTCGCGCTTCCCGCTGCGATCGACCCTGAAGCAGCCTTGCAGGAGACGCGGGACTTCTGGACACAATGGACCCAGCAAAATACCTACGTCGGCCCGTACGAAGAGGCTGTGTATCGCTCCGTACTGACGCTCAAGGCGATGACCTATCGGCCTTCGGGTGGCATCGTCGCGGCGGTCACGACGTCCCTTCCGGAACAGATCGGCGGCGTACGCAACTGGGATTATCGCTACTGCTGGCTGCGCGATACCTCGTTCACACTGCTTGTACTTCTCCAGGCCGGGTACAGCGAAGAAGCTGCGGCATGGCGGCGTTGGCTTCTCCGCGCCATCGCCGGTGCGCCCGAACAGATTCAATCCATCTACGGTATCTCCGGCGAACGCCAACTCGTGGAATGGGATGCGGACTGGCTTCCCGGTTATGAAAACTCGCGCCCCGTAAACATGGGGAACGGTGCGGCCAATCAGTTCCAGCTCGATGTCTACGGAGAGGTTGCCGCGGCCCTCTCCAAGATTCCCGAGGCAGAGCCCGACATCAAGGTCTCCGCTTCAGCATTGCAGGCCAACCTGATCGATCACCTCTGCCATATCTGGACGGAGCCGGACGAGGGCATCTGGGAGACGCGCGATGGGAAGCAGCACTTTACCCACTCCAAGGTCATGGCCTGGGTCGCGCTCGATCGTGCCATCAAACACTATGAGCAGTACGATGGTGGCGGCGACGTGGAACGGTGGCGCATCAATCGCGATCTGATTCATGCCGAAGTCTGCGAAAAAGGTTTCGACAAGGAACTGAACAGCTTTGTGCAGGCCTATGGTTCGAAAGAGCTCGATGCTTCGTGCCTTCGCATCCTTCTCGTTGGCTTCCTTCCGCCCGACGATCCGCGCATCCTCGGCACCATTGACGCAATCCAGAAATACCTGGTGAATGATGGCTTCGTTCTCCGCTACAACACGGCCACCTCCCCCGATGGCCTGCCTCCGGGAGAAGGAGTCTTTCTTGCCTGCAGCTTCTGGCTGGTTACAAACCTATGGCTCATTGGTCGCCGCGACGAAGCAAGCGCTCTCTTCGAACGCTTGCTGAAACTGCGCAACGATGTCGGTCTCATGAGCGAAGAATACGATCCCATCGCCTGCCGCATGCTGGGCAACTTTCCTCAGGCGCTCACGCACATCGCGCTGGTGCATGCAGCGTTTACGATGTCCGGCGCATGGCGTCCGGAGGGCTGGCAAGGCGACTAG
- a CDS encoding ferritin-like domain-containing protein, giving the protein MADEKNDDKALKDLIDALNEDLSREYQAVIAYTVYSTVLKGAQYMNIAAELKKHALEELQHALIIADQVDYLGGMPTATPKEVKLSDKPEEMLRFDLDNETETIAAYRQRVKQAEALGHFALAEQIRKILVQEQEHQHDLATALGIDVPKVITQGA; this is encoded by the coding sequence ATGGCAGACGAAAAGAACGACGACAAAGCGCTCAAGGACCTGATCGACGCGCTCAATGAAGATCTCTCCCGCGAGTACCAGGCCGTAATCGCCTACACCGTGTACTCGACCGTGCTCAAGGGCGCACAGTACATGAACATTGCCGCGGAACTGAAGAAGCATGCACTGGAAGAGCTGCAGCACGCACTGATCATTGCGGACCAGGTGGACTATCTCGGCGGCATGCCCACGGCTACCCCGAAAGAAGTCAAACTCTCCGACAAGCCGGAAGAGATGCTTCGCTTCGACCTCGACAACGAGACCGAAACCATCGCCGCCTACCGCCAGCGCGTCAAGCAGGCCGAGGCCCTGGGCCACTTCGCCCTCGCAGAGCAGATCCGCAAGATCCTCGTGCAAGAACAGGAGCACCAGCACGACCTCGCCACAGCCCTGGGGATCGACGTTCCCAAGGTCATTACGCAAGGCGCGTAA
- a CDS encoding SRPBCC domain-containing protein, translated as MMETETQIVASRVLHAPRELVFSMFTDTEQISNWWGPRGFTTKTEQMDVRPGGLWIHTMFGADGTAYPNEVRFVEVDAPNRIVYDHVSDPLFRATITFADMEEGKTEIRFEMQFATKALRDGVAKSRGAVEGLSETLARFEEVVGTLGSEELVITRTFDAPRELVYKAWTEPSRLVKWFGPVGAKLSIKKADMRSGGEMVYGMQAPDGSRMWGRWTFRQLTPPERIVLVFSFVDEQENAIPHPFVPNLSVEMLSTTTFEEKNGQTLMTLRSRALHATEEGKMAFHKLFAGMEKGWGGTLDQLDAYLKEV; from the coding sequence ATGATGGAAACAGAGACGCAAATCGTAGCCTCGCGAGTATTGCATGCACCTCGCGAGCTCGTCTTCAGCATGTTCACGGATACGGAGCAAATCTCCAACTGGTGGGGGCCGCGAGGCTTTACCACGAAGACCGAGCAGATGGATGTTCGCCCCGGCGGCCTTTGGATTCACACAATGTTCGGCGCGGATGGCACGGCCTATCCCAACGAAGTTCGTTTCGTGGAGGTCGATGCGCCCAACAGGATCGTCTACGACCACGTTTCTGATCCTCTCTTCCGGGCGACTATCACCTTTGCAGACATGGAAGAAGGCAAGACCGAAATCCGCTTCGAGATGCAGTTTGCCACCAAGGCCCTCCGCGATGGCGTAGCCAAATCACGCGGTGCGGTCGAGGGTCTCTCCGAGACGCTGGCCCGCTTCGAAGAAGTCGTCGGTACGTTGGGGAGCGAAGAGCTCGTCATCACCCGCACCTTCGATGCGCCGCGCGAACTCGTTTACAAAGCCTGGACTGAACCTAGTCGCCTGGTAAAGTGGTTCGGTCCCGTAGGTGCCAAATTGTCGATCAAAAAGGCCGACATGCGTTCAGGGGGCGAGATGGTCTACGGCATGCAAGCGCCGGACGGCAGTAGGATGTGGGGCCGATGGACCTTCCGTCAACTGACACCGCCGGAACGAATCGTCCTTGTGTTCTCCTTCGTCGACGAGCAGGAGAATGCTATACCGCATCCTTTCGTTCCTAACCTCTCTGTGGAGATGCTGTCAACGACCACCTTTGAGGAGAAAAATGGCCAGACCCTGATGACACTCCGTTCCCGTGCTTTGCACGCCACCGAGGAGGGAAAGATGGCTTTCCACAAGCTCTTTGCAGGCATGGAGAAGGGCTGGGGAGGCACACTCGATCAGCTCGACGCCTATCTCAAAGAGGTTTGA